One window of the Janthinobacterium sp. PAMC25594 genome contains the following:
- a CDS encoding molybdopterin-dependent oxidoreductase translates to MTTTQVRAACPLDCPDTCALLVTVTDGVATAVKGDPDHPTTAGVLCTKVSRFTERTYHADRLLHPLRRVGKKGEGKFERISWEEALQTIAARLKPIAARDPQAILPYSYCGTMGLVQGESMSSRFFNQLGASLLDRTICASAGATGYRYTVGASIGTDLEQFQNAKLIIIWGGNPIASNLHFWMRAQEAKRNGATLIAIDPYRSLTAEKCHQHIALLPGTDAALALGLMHVLITENLVDQDYIDRYTVGYAELKQRALEWPPERVAEVCGITATEVVDLARLYGRACRSGEGAAIRTNYGVQRVHGGGMAVRNIACLPALTGAWRHPAGGMQLSSSGSFPVNRKALQRPDLLKGTPRTINMSTIGDDLLKTNSPEFGPQVEAVIVYNSNPLAVAPDSSKVAQGFAREDLFTVVLEHFQTDTVDYADIVLPATTQLEHVDAHSTYGHLYMMANNAAVAPLGEAKANTEIFRLLAQYMGFDDPCFQESDDALAAKAFDATDARAVHFDWESLKRKGWQKLAMPEAPFAEGGFPTPSGKCELYSEAMAQAGLDPLPTYIAPHESPASNPALAARYPLAMISPPARNFLNSTFVNVKSLRAAEGEPHLDIHPEDGAARGIAAGDMVRIFNDRGSFVAKARVTDKARKGLVVGLSVWWKKLASDGKNANEVTSQRLTDMGRAPTFYDTLVEVEKVA, encoded by the coding sequence ATGACCACCACCCAAGTGCGCGCCGCCTGCCCGCTCGACTGCCCCGATACCTGCGCCCTCTTGGTCACGGTGACCGATGGGGTGGCAACAGCCGTCAAGGGCGATCCAGACCACCCGACCACGGCTGGCGTGCTGTGCACCAAGGTGTCGCGCTTCACGGAACGCACCTACCATGCGGACCGGCTGCTGCATCCGCTGCGCCGCGTGGGCAAGAAGGGGGAGGGAAAGTTCGAGCGCATCAGCTGGGAAGAAGCATTGCAGACCATCGCGGCGCGCTTGAAACCGATCGCCGCGCGCGATCCGCAGGCGATCTTGCCGTACAGCTACTGCGGCACCATGGGCCTGGTGCAGGGCGAGTCGATGTCGTCGCGCTTTTTCAACCAGCTCGGTGCCTCCCTGCTGGACCGCACCATCTGCGCCTCGGCCGGCGCCACGGGCTACCGCTACACGGTGGGTGCCAGCATCGGCACGGACCTGGAACAGTTCCAGAATGCGAAATTGATCATCATCTGGGGTGGCAACCCGATCGCCTCGAACCTGCACTTCTGGATGCGCGCCCAGGAAGCCAAGCGCAATGGCGCCACCCTGATCGCCATCGACCCGTATCGCTCGCTGACGGCCGAAAAATGCCACCAGCATATCGCCTTGCTGCCGGGTACCGATGCAGCCCTCGCGCTGGGCTTGATGCATGTCTTGATCACGGAAAACCTGGTTGACCAGGACTATATCGACCGCTACACCGTGGGCTATGCGGAACTCAAACAGCGGGCCCTGGAGTGGCCACCCGAGCGTGTGGCCGAGGTGTGCGGCATCACGGCCACGGAAGTGGTGGACTTGGCGCGCCTGTACGGCCGGGCGTGCCGTTCTGGCGAGGGCGCCGCCATCCGTACCAACTACGGCGTGCAGCGCGTGCATGGCGGCGGCATGGCGGTGCGCAATATCGCCTGCCTACCGGCCCTGACGGGCGCCTGGCGCCATCCAGCGGGCGGCATGCAGCTGTCGAGCTCGGGTTCCTTTCCCGTCAACCGCAAGGCCCTGCAGCGCCCTGATTTGCTCAAAGGCACGCCGCGCACCATCAACATGAGCACCATCGGCGACGATTTGCTGAAAACCAACTCGCCCGAGTTCGGCCCGCAAGTGGAAGCCGTCATCGTCTACAACTCGAACCCGCTGGCGGTGGCGCCCGATTCCTCGAAAGTGGCGCAGGGCTTTGCCCGCGAAGACTTGTTTACGGTCGTGCTCGAACATTTCCAGACGGACACCGTCGACTACGCCGACATCGTGCTGCCCGCCACCACGCAGCTGGAGCACGTCGATGCGCACTCCACCTACGGCCATTTGTACATGATGGCGAACAATGCGGCCGTGGCGCCGCTGGGCGAAGCGAAGGCGAATACGGAAATCTTCCGCCTGCTGGCCCAATACATGGGCTTTGATGATCCGTGCTTCCAGGAAAGCGACGATGCGCTGGCGGCCAAGGCCTTCGATGCGACGGATGCGCGCGCCGTGCATTTCGACTGGGAATCGCTGAAACGCAAGGGCTGGCAAAAGCTGGCCATGCCCGAGGCACCCTTTGCCGAGGGCGGTTTCCCCACGCCATCGGGCAAGTGCGAGTTGTATTCGGAAGCCATGGCGCAGGCGGGACTCGATCCCTTGCCGACGTATATCGCACCGCACGAATCACCGGCCAGCAATCCCGCGCTGGCGGCGCGCTACCCGCTGGCCATGATTTCGCCGCCGGCGCGCAATTTCCTCAATTCCACCTTTGTCAACGTGAAAAGCCTGCGCGCGGCAGAGGGCGAGCCGCACCTCGATATCCATCCCGAGGATGGCGCCGCGCGCGGCATCGCGGCCGGCGACATGGTGCGCATCTTCAATGACCGTGGCAGCTTTGTGGCCAAGGCCAGGGTGACGGACAAGGCGAGAAAAGGCCTGGTGGTGGGCTTGTCCGTGTGGTGGAAGAAACTCGCCAGCGATGGCAAGAACGCCAATGAAGTGACGAGCCAGCGCCTGACGGACATGGGCCGCGCGCCGACCTTCTACGATACGCTGGTCGAAGTGGAAAAGGTTGCCTGA
- a CDS encoding NAD(P)-dependent oxidoreductase, with product MVRCLLRAGYSVTIWNRTHSKAQVLRAAGAQPAVSIAEAVNGADVVISMLEAGPIVAQVLQEALPALSAGALWIDMSSTKQSEALQFHAILHAAGHAFIDAPVSGGVGGAQAGTLAIMAGASVGDYAQVEAILSAMGRPTLVGPAGSGQVAKLCNQLIVGATLTIVAEALLLAQAAGADAAAVRAAIRGGFAESKILEVHGQRMLERNFVAGGQVKSQIKDMHNILAAAEAAHVTLPVTQLVTQRYETIAETYPTADHAAALLALEALNPGQRLGAAPNKLS from the coding sequence ATGGTCCGGTGCCTGCTGCGCGCTGGATATTCTGTCACAATTTGGAATCGCACGCACAGCAAGGCCCAAGTTCTGCGTGCGGCAGGGGCGCAGCCGGCCGTTTCCATAGCTGAGGCGGTCAATGGCGCGGACGTCGTCATCTCGATGCTGGAAGCCGGTCCCATCGTGGCACAGGTGCTGCAAGAGGCGCTGCCGGCCTTGTCCGCAGGGGCGCTGTGGATCGACATGAGCTCCACCAAGCAATCGGAAGCCCTGCAATTTCATGCCATTTTGCACGCGGCAGGCCATGCCTTCATCGATGCGCCCGTGTCGGGCGGCGTCGGCGGGGCGCAGGCGGGTACCCTGGCCATCATGGCCGGCGCCAGCGTGGGCGATTATGCTCAGGTTGAAGCGATTTTATCGGCAATGGGTCGCCCGACCCTGGTAGGCCCGGCTGGCAGCGGCCAGGTCGCCAAGCTGTGCAATCAGCTGATCGTCGGCGCCACCTTGACCATCGTGGCCGAAGCGCTGTTGCTGGCCCAGGCGGCTGGCGCGGATGCGGCTGCCGTGCGCGCGGCCATCCGCGGCGGTTTTGCTGAGAGCAAGATTTTGGAGGTACATGGCCAGCGCATGCTGGAGCGCAATTTTGTTGCCGGTGGCCAGGTGAAGAGCCAGATCAAGGATATGCACAATATCCTCGCGGCGGCCGAGGCTGCCCACGTTACCTTGCCGGTGACGCAACTGGTGACGCAGCGCTATGAAACCATTGCCGAAACGTACCCGACGGCCGACCATGCGGCAGCATTGCTGGCCCTGGAAGCGTTGAATCCGGGCCAGCGCCTGGGCGCTGCTCCGAACAAATTGAGCTGA
- a CDS encoding acyloxyacyl hydrolase yields MKAPMFFKKNLLKSITAVAALAAMQSVLAADGKLIDSAYAEYANGTSTQMIRVGATSDWDKAWFKSNGTQLSGYWDASFGAWRGDRYRNVPGATQSLVDVGFTPVFRFENISKKGLYAEGGIGVHMLSKLYDNDDYRLSTHFQFGDHVGIGYVFDNNWEVAAKIQHFSNGGYKKPNTGVNFLNLKVAYHF; encoded by the coding sequence ATGAAAGCCCCTATGTTCTTCAAGAAGAATCTCCTCAAATCCATCACCGCCGTTGCCGCCTTGGCCGCGATGCAATCGGTACTCGCTGCGGACGGCAAACTGATTGATTCCGCCTACGCCGAATACGCAAATGGCACCAGCACGCAAATGATACGTGTGGGTGCCACTTCGGACTGGGATAAAGCCTGGTTCAAATCCAACGGCACGCAATTGAGCGGTTACTGGGATGCCAGCTTTGGCGCATGGCGTGGCGATCGCTACCGCAATGTTCCCGGCGCAACTCAAAGTCTGGTTGATGTCGGTTTCACGCCGGTGTTCCGCTTTGAAAATATCAGCAAGAAAGGTTTGTATGCCGAAGGCGGCATTGGCGTGCACATGCTGTCGAAGCTGTATGACAATGACGACTACCGCCTGTCGACCCACTTCCAGTTCGGCGACCACGTCGGCATCGGCTATGTCTTCGACAATAACTGGGAAGTCGCTGCCAAGATCCAGCATTTCTCGAATGGTGGCTACAAAAAGCCGAATACAGGCGTCAACTTCCTGAACCTGAAAGTGGCGTACCATTTCTGA
- a CDS encoding aminopeptidase — translation MLRWPARLLVGMLCLSLGGCTQLRYYTQAAQGQYALWSGARPIGDWLDDPATEPRLKVRLARAQQIRRFAVSELDLPDNGSYKNYAALRRPFVLWNVVATPELSLQPLQWCFPVAGCVSYRGYYSKEEALAYADELRAQHYDVQVGGVPAYSTLGWFDDPLLSTFINYNDAELARLIFHELAHQVVYVPGDSAFNESFAGAVEEAGVQRWLAREGNDAMRASYAQYARRRQDFLALLLTYRGKLEAVYASDASEADKRARKAQVFAALQAAYQVLKQNWGGFAGYDRWFEQPLSNAHLASVSTYNEFLPAFKKLLEEKKNFRAFYAAVHTMAQIKKPERRHALEQLSSP, via the coding sequence ATGCTGCGCTGGCCAGCCCGCTTGCTTGTCGGCATGCTGTGCCTGTCGCTGGGCGGCTGCACGCAGCTGCGCTACTACACGCAGGCGGCGCAGGGGCAATATGCCTTGTGGTCCGGCGCGCGGCCCATCGGCGACTGGCTCGATGACCCGGCCACCGAACCGCGCCTGAAAGTACGCCTGGCCAGGGCGCAGCAGATCCGCCGCTTTGCCGTCAGCGAGCTGGACTTGCCCGACAATGGCAGCTACAAGAACTACGCGGCCCTGCGGCGCCCGTTCGTGTTGTGGAACGTGGTGGCCACGCCGGAACTGTCGCTGCAGCCGCTGCAATGGTGTTTTCCCGTCGCCGGCTGTGTCAGCTATCGTGGCTATTACAGCAAGGAAGAGGCGCTCGCGTATGCCGACGAGTTGCGCGCGCAGCATTACGACGTGCAGGTGGGCGGCGTGCCCGCGTATTCCACCTTGGGCTGGTTCGACGATCCCTTGCTGTCGACCTTTATCAATTACAACGATGCGGAACTGGCGCGCCTGATCTTCCATGAACTGGCGCACCAGGTGGTCTACGTGCCCGGCGATTCGGCCTTCAACGAATCGTTTGCCGGTGCTGTGGAAGAGGCGGGCGTGCAGCGCTGGCTGGCGCGCGAGGGCAATGACGCCATGCGCGCGTCATACGCCCAGTATGCGAGGCGGCGCCAGGACTTCCTGGCCTTGCTGCTGACATACCGGGGGAAGCTGGAGGCCGTGTATGCGAGCGACGCCAGCGAGGCGGACAAGCGCGCGCGCAAGGCGCAGGTATTTGCGGCATTGCAAGCCGCGTATCAGGTGCTCAAGCAAAACTGGGGTGGTTTTGCCGGTTACGACCGCTGGTTCGAGCAGCCATTGAGCAATGCGCACCTCGCTTCCGTGTCGACCTACAATGAATTTTTGCCTGCCTTCAAAAAATTGCTGGAAGAAAAAAAGAACTTTCGTGCTTTTTATGCTGCAGTGCACACAATGGCCCAGATCAAGAAGCCT
- a CDS encoding M20 aminoacylase family protein — protein sequence MKLVDPILAFQSELQGIRRDLHAHPELCYEEQRTSDVVAAKLTQWGIPVVRGLGRTGVVGIIQHGTSTRAIGLRADMDALPMQEMNTFEHASRHPGKMHACGHDGHTAMLLGAAHYLAQHRHFDGTVYLIFQPAEEGGAGAREMIADGLFSKFPMDAIYGMHNWPGAETGTLSVVEGPMMASSNEFHVTVKGKGAHAAQPHKGIDPVMVAVQIAQSWQTVITRNKSPLDTAVLSITQIHAGSATNVIPDDASLVGTVRTFTTPVLDLIEERMRDIAVHTAAAFGAEVEFHFKRNYPPLVNHAKETAFAIEVMKSVVGADKVNANVEPTMGAEDFAFFLQEKAGCYIFIGNSDGEHRDGGHGLGPCVLHNGSYDFNDHLLPIGASFWVKLAEASLPVA from the coding sequence ATGAAACTAGTTGATCCGATCTTGGCGTTTCAATCCGAGCTGCAAGGTATCCGCCGCGACCTGCATGCGCACCCCGAGCTGTGCTACGAAGAACAGCGCACCTCGGACGTGGTCGCCGCCAAACTGACGCAATGGGGCATTCCCGTGGTACGCGGCCTGGGCCGCACTGGCGTGGTCGGCATCATTCAGCATGGCACCTCGACACGCGCCATCGGCTTGCGCGCCGACATGGATGCCTTGCCGATGCAGGAAATGAATACCTTCGAGCATGCTTCGCGCCACCCGGGCAAGATGCACGCCTGCGGCCACGACGGCCACACGGCCATGTTGCTCGGTGCCGCCCATTACCTGGCGCAACACCGCCATTTCGACGGCACCGTCTACCTGATCTTCCAGCCGGCCGAAGAGGGCGGCGCCGGCGCGCGCGAAATGATAGCAGACGGCTTGTTTAGCAAGTTTCCCATGGATGCCATTTACGGCATGCACAACTGGCCCGGCGCGGAAACGGGCACCCTGAGCGTGGTGGAAGGGCCGATGATGGCGTCGAGCAATGAATTCCACGTCACCGTCAAGGGCAAGGGCGCGCACGCGGCCCAGCCCCACAAAGGCATCGATCCCGTGATGGTGGCCGTGCAAATCGCGCAAAGCTGGCAAACCGTCATCACGCGCAACAAGAGTCCGCTCGACACGGCCGTGCTGTCGATTACGCAAATCCATGCCGGCAGCGCCACCAACGTGATTCCCGACGATGCCAGCCTGGTCGGCACCGTGCGCACCTTCACCACGCCCGTGCTGGACCTGATCGAAGAACGCATGCGCGACATCGCCGTGCACACGGCCGCCGCCTTTGGCGCCGAAGTCGAGTTCCACTTCAAGCGCAACTATCCGCCGCTGGTCAACCACGCGAAAGAAACGGCGTTTGCCATCGAGGTGATGAAAAGCGTGGTGGGGGCCGACAAGGTCAACGCGAATGTCGAACCGACCATGGGCGCGGAAGATTTTGCCTTTTTCTTGCAAGAAAAAGCCGGCTGCTACATCTTCATCGGCAATAGCGATGGCGAGCACCGCGATGGCGGTCACGGCCTGGGCCCGTGCGTCTTGCACAATGGCAGCTACGACTTCAACGACCATCTGCTGCCGATCGGCGCCAGTTTTTGGGTCAAGCTGGCCGAAGCGAGTCTGCCCGTCGCCTGA